A window of the Osmia lignaria lignaria isolate PbOS001 chromosome 2, iyOsmLign1, whole genome shotgun sequence genome harbors these coding sequences:
- the LOC117607019 gene encoding gastrulation defective protein 1 homolog, producing MNNKKVITFGKINKDLSRESSQNTENVSSGFGVFGKKLPETNVTKMNEIKPEDEEETQNLKNVMGITGFGKKAKSFDVQEMLENITKTISSNKATAEEKKSKTEEIVDKSEEEIKDNTNDNKNNDDNEDDDDDSFIGPPIPSTLQDSADTGKMMKVKDNDVDSDEDEESDSEETQLKNKIPCSHEVTMTHGTKAVTAIAADPSGARLASGSIDYDVCFWDFAGMDSSMRSFRTLQPCENHPIKCLQYSMTGDVILVISGSAQAKVLDRDGFEKCETVKGDQYITDMARTKGHTAGLNSGCWHPFTKEEYLTCSQDSTCRIWILYRPRAHKYLIKCRAQNGVKTIPTTCGYSREGNVVACGCIDGSIQMWDHRKNFVNPSLIQRNAHAQGAEISSLNFSYLGQMLATRSCDDTLKLWDLRAFKTPVFEATNLYSRYDTTDCMFNPDDSIVVTGESLSKGQNTGRVLFYDTKTFDLIDAIDVTNSHVIKTLWHPKLNQIFIGCGNGIVKVYYDSKKSLRGAKLCVVKTHLKQKHIEVMSTQQIITPHALPLFRQDRPKSVRKQMEKDRLDPVKSRRPDLPITSGQGGRVASSGGTLSSYVIRNLGLSKRIEDDQDPREAILKYAKVAEENPYWIAPAYKKTQPQTIFQTDEQDGASSAKKPKT from the coding sequence atgaataataaaaaggttATAACCTTTGGGAAAATTAATAAAGATTTAAGTCGGGAATCATCTCAGAACACAGAAAATGTAAGTTCTGGATTTGGCGTATTTGGTAAAAAATTACCAGAAACCAATGTAACAAAAATGAATGAGATTAAGccagaagatgaagaagaaactcagaatttaaaaaatgttatggGTATAACAGGCTTTGGTAAGAAGGCAAAGTCTTTTGATGTGCAAGAAATGTTAGAAAACATTACAAAAACTATCAGTAGTAATAAAGCAACTGCTGAAGAAAAGAAATCTAAAACTGAAGAAATTGTTGACAAATCtgaagaagaaattaaagataataccaatgataataaaaataatgatgacaatgaggatgatgatgatgatagtTTTATTGGTCCTCCAATACCTTCTACACTTCAGGATTCAGCAGATACAGGGAAAATGATGAAAGTAAAAGATAATGATGTTGACAGTGACGAAGATGAAGAATCTGACAGTGAAGAaacacaattaaaaaataaaattccatgcAGTCATGAAGTTACAATGACTCATGGAACAAAAGCAGTAACTGCTATTGCAGCAGATCCTTCTGGAGCAAGGTTAGCTTCAGGTTCCATTGATTATGATGTTTGCTTTTGGGATTTTGCTGGGATGGATTCATCTATGAGAAGTTTCAGAACTTTACAACCTTGTGAGAATCATCCTATAAAATGTTTACAATACTCTATGACTGGTGATGTTATATTGGTCATATCTGGTTCTGCACAAGCAAAAGTTTTGGATAGGGATGGTTTTGAAAAATGTGAAACTGTCAAAGGTGATCAATACATAACAGATATGGCCCGCACAAAGGGACACACAGCTGGATTAAATAGTGGTTGTTGGCATCCATTTACAAAAGAGGAATATCTCACATGTTCACAGGATAGCACTTGTAGAATATGGATTTTATACAGACCACGTGCTCATAAGTACTTAATAAAATGCAGGGCACAAAATGGAGTTAAAACTATACCAACTACATGTGGTTATAGTAGAGAAGGTAATGTGGTGGCTTGTGGTTGTATAGATGGTTCCATACAAATGTGGGATCATagaaaaaattttgttaatccATCACTGATTCAGAGAAATGCACATGCACAAGGTGCTGAGATATCaagtttaaatttttcttatcttGGACAAATGCTTGCAACCAGAAGTTGTGATGATACTTTGAAGCTTTGGGATTTAAGAGCATTCAAAACACCAGTTtttgaagcaacaaatttataTTCTCGGTATGATACAACCGACTGTATGTTTAATCCAGATGATTCAATTGTTGTCACAGGAGAATCTCTGAGTAAAGGTCAAAATACTGGTAGAGTTCTGTTTTATGATACCAAAACTTTTGATCTAATTGATGCTATAGATGTAACAAATTCGCATGTCATTAAGACATTATGGCATCCAAAActaaatcaaatatttattggTTGTGGAAATGGAATAGTTAAAGTATATTATGATTCAAAGAAGAGCTTGAGAGGTGCAAAATTGTGTGTTGTAAAAACGCATCTGAAACAGAAACACATTGAAGTAATGTCAACCCAACAAATTATAACTCCACATGCACTTCCACTATTTAGACAAGACAGGCCTAAATCAGTTAGAAAACAAATGGAAAAAGATCGTCTAGATCCAGTTAAATCAAGAAGACCAGATTTACCAATTACTTCTGGACAAGGTGGAAGAGTTGCTTCTTCTGGAGGAACTCTTAGCTCTTATGTAATTCGAAATTTGGGACTCAGCAAGAGGATAGAAGACGATCAGGATCCTAGGGAAGCTATTTTGAAATATGCAAAAGTAGCAGAGGAAAATCCATATTGGATTGCTCCAGCATATAAAAAAACACAACCACAAACAATATTTCAGACAGACGAGCAGGATGGAGCATCAAGTGCAAAAAAGCCAAAAACTTAG
- the LOC117607015 gene encoding uncharacterized protein LOC117607015 isoform X3 — protein MAVSIKFTKFDNTPWGFRLAGGSDFPHPLTVIRVTEGGLAECMGLKVGDVVVRLNDQPIGGLTHGQAHEELMRAGNNFVLGVKREEDPLKAVEALSEENIVPYKIPLADLPPVFPEKILTEETVIEQQEITIVQKVYEEEGKPEVEPLPEKPQDANSEIVPNQNLTDDEIAQLILEEEELLNDKGVLGVNFKKLRPRATVLKQSKVIEELRNIATAEPPLVEQLKRTSVFLQKPERPVPVPRKKEEPEETEVESYRVVIKKQQKRSITDRLLEKGLLKPEDATKTPEPPTPEATPAATPEPTCSDQPQSRPESKAESKPEDSEGEREGRTPETGCDEEKVDLEASEEEKEEQTTREKVLGEIEKEMADLASKVNKEKIKELVSTEINLEKQLENVQRQLLALKQLPSEIESHLRIVSDQLQKIMELSGVQNGATSNGEGRRETEEAREDAKESEEEHEEETEEQDTTEFTEDFSYTAFYDDTQRVTVRTEEVVEEEEETETQELEGTVSVKSEEGSRVKKFVVSYETKVLKSPSPAPSHGSFEPDPNLAPKDQVIQELQQRVKERGRKRSQDLWPQAKQVELTLGRRWRCPNDFFNDEMIAEVLSSQAEVIRGRALGVNFKKYEKTNLPNYDHLMNSSVYKMIHKMEKEPKKGIPARPAKVNAAEDIIERVKSPALSTADDRSTRSVSH, from the exons ATGGCTGTTAGCATAAAGTTCACGAAATTCGACAATACACCATGGGGATTTCGATTAGCGGGTGGAAGCGATTTTCCACACCCGCTGACTGTCATCAGA GTCACAGAGGGAGGTCTCGCGGAATGTATGGGACTGAAGGTTGGCGACGTCGTAGTAAGATTAAATGATCAGCCCATCGGTGGTTTAACTCATGGTCAAGCGCACGAAGAGCTAATGAGAGCAGGCAATAATTTTGTCTTGGGTGTAAAGAG AGAAGAAGATCCACTGAAGGCTGTGGAGGCGCTGTCCGAGGAGAACATCGTACCCTACAAGATCCCT CTCGCAGATTTGCCACCGGTCTTCCCAGAAAAGATATTGACGGAGGAGACTGTGATCGAGCAACAAGAGATAACGATCGTGCAGAAGGTGTACGAGGAAGAGGGGAAACCTGAAGTGGAACCGCTCCCGGAGAAGCCTCAAGACGCCAATAGCGAGATCGTGCCGAATCAGAATCTCACGGACGACGAGATTGCCCAACTGATTTTAGAGGAGGAAGAACTTTTAAACGACAAAGGCGTATTAGG GGTGAATTTTAAAAAGCTCAGACCACGAGCTACGGTATTAAAGCAATCGAAGGTGATCGAGGAGCTTCGAAACATCGCCACAGCCGAACCTCCTTTGGTCGAACAATTGAAACGTACCTCGGTCTTTCTACAGAAGCCCGAACGACCCGTACCAGTGCCCCGTAAAAAGGAGGAACCAGAAGAAACCGAAGTCGAGTCGTACAGAGTGGTGATAAAGAAACAACAAAAAAGGAGTATCACCGACAGGCTGTTGGAGAAGGGTTTGCTGAAACCCGAAGACGCGACAAAGACCCCCGAGCCTCCGACTCCCGAG GCAACACCGGCAGCCACCCCTGAGCCAACTTGTTCAGATCAGCCGCAATCTCGTCCGGAATCGAAAGCTGAATCGAAACCGGAAGACAGCGAGGGAGAACGCGAAGGAAGAACACCGGAAACAGGTTGCGACGAAGAGAAGGTTGATTTAGAAGCATCCgaggaggagaaagaagaaCAGACGACACGGGAGAAGGTTTTGGGAGAGATCGAGAAAGAGATGGCTGACTTGGCGTCGAAAGTGAACAAGGAGAAGATCAAGGAACTTGTGAGCACAGAGATCAATCTGGAGAAACAGTTGGAGAACGTTCAACGACAGTTGTTAGCGTTGAAACAGCTACCAAGCGAGATCGAGAGTCACCTGAGAATCGTATCTGACCAACTGCAGAAGATCATGGAGCTGAGCGGTGTCCAAAATGGCGCCACCAGTAACGGCGAGGGGCGACGGG AAACCGAAGAAGCTCGCGAAGATGCGAAAGAATCGGAAGAGGAGCACGAAGAGGAAACGGAGGAACAGGATACGACGGAATTCACCGAAGACTTTTCGTATACGGCGTTCTACGATGATACCCAACGAGTAACCGTGAGAACCGAGGAGGTggtagaggaagaagaagaaacggaaaCGCAAGAACTGGAGGGAACTGTGTCGGTAAAGAGCGAAGAAGGAAGCAGAGTGAAGAAGTTCGTCGTATCCTATGAGACGAAAGTTTTAAAATCACCAAGCCCTGCACCTTCTCATG GAAGTTTCGAACCAGATCCGAATCTAGCTCCGAAAGATCAAGTTATTCAAGAGTTACAG CAAAGAGTAAAGGAAAGAGGGAGAAAACGTTCGCAAGATCTCTGGCCCCAGGCTAAGCAGGTGGAACTGACGCTTGGTCGTAGATGGAGGTGTCCGAATGATTTCTTCAATGATGAAATGATTGCCGAAGTATTATCTTCCCAGGCGGAAGTTATTCGAGGCAGAGCCCTAGG AGTAAATTTTAAGAAGTACGAGAAGACGAATCTACCGAATTACGATCACTTAATGAACTCGAGTGTCTATAAGATGATTCATAAGATGGAAAAAGAACCGAAGAAAGGAATTCCAGCTAGACCTGCCAAAGTAAACGCCGCCGAGGACATAATCGAGAGGGTC AAATCCCCAGCGTTGAGCACCGCGGATGACAGAAGTACTCGAAGCGTCAGTCACTGA
- the LOC117607015 gene encoding uncharacterized protein LOC117607015 isoform X1: MAVSIKFTKFDNTPWGFRLAGGSDFPHPLTVIRVTEGGLAECMGLKVGDVVVRLNDQPIGGLTHGQAHEELMRAGNNFVLGVKREEDPLKAVEALSEENIVPYKIPLADLPPVFPEKILTEETVIEQQEITIVQKVYEEEGKPEVEPLPEKPQDANSEIVPNQNLTDDEIAQLILEEEELLNDKGVLGVNFKKLRPRATVLKQSKVIEELRNIATAEPPLVEQLKRTSVFLQKPERPVPVPRKKEEPEETEVESYRVVIKKQQKRSITDRLLEKGLLKPEDATKTPEPPTPEVNMESNESGMKIEEDDSSIVSFKQFDDNSSSEPTVTCFEFSSLCVEPEIEICSIPSSSLNLESENRGISELDIVPVQSSKREEKETVASPRRQSNKHKLKRFYTKGHYFRRCLFGKRGHGEVKKSVKPKSSFEECFQDACDNVKPNTFQERRRRSSLETSRIKGRYLETYLKREDNWMRRMVDGLFDQPNLDSFLSNKLFGKVLSSKRISSRRTRYAEKILLRSVEFVAIRLRSDIQRYLEQGGSMNDISSLTSRSRIGKRLYFKGRYFQRIFWRNVARIINYLKGVTSYKEPGGRDRRRSSVMIKMKGHYLERYLENTLFDLDEFRDRYPTRSSSFVASKRKLFVRTRYFERVLRKHFESLGLIVKYIYQIISDSSVVIPGCAPLNTCQKQFVTSVENDAALSNLIRSSKDFISTEVFHRGSRRLSRSCRGSSGTLNVSNVGKNGLFGLNWFNRESTELTTGDKKGVQDNDRDRRRLSFVPTILYEGLTNHIGVDFTRLVAYAFVPCTSIILLYMYK; encoded by the exons ATGGCTGTTAGCATAAAGTTCACGAAATTCGACAATACACCATGGGGATTTCGATTAGCGGGTGGAAGCGATTTTCCACACCCGCTGACTGTCATCAGA GTCACAGAGGGAGGTCTCGCGGAATGTATGGGACTGAAGGTTGGCGACGTCGTAGTAAGATTAAATGATCAGCCCATCGGTGGTTTAACTCATGGTCAAGCGCACGAAGAGCTAATGAGAGCAGGCAATAATTTTGTCTTGGGTGTAAAGAG AGAAGAAGATCCACTGAAGGCTGTGGAGGCGCTGTCCGAGGAGAACATCGTACCCTACAAGATCCCT CTCGCAGATTTGCCACCGGTCTTCCCAGAAAAGATATTGACGGAGGAGACTGTGATCGAGCAACAAGAGATAACGATCGTGCAGAAGGTGTACGAGGAAGAGGGGAAACCTGAAGTGGAACCGCTCCCGGAGAAGCCTCAAGACGCCAATAGCGAGATCGTGCCGAATCAGAATCTCACGGACGACGAGATTGCCCAACTGATTTTAGAGGAGGAAGAACTTTTAAACGACAAAGGCGTATTAGG GGTGAATTTTAAAAAGCTCAGACCACGAGCTACGGTATTAAAGCAATCGAAGGTGATCGAGGAGCTTCGAAACATCGCCACAGCCGAACCTCCTTTGGTCGAACAATTGAAACGTACCTCGGTCTTTCTACAGAAGCCCGAACGACCCGTACCAGTGCCCCGTAAAAAGGAGGAACCAGAAGAAACCGAAGTCGAGTCGTACAGAGTGGTGATAAAGAAACAACAAAAAAGGAGTATCACCGACAGGCTGTTGGAGAAGGGTTTGCTGAAACCCGAAGACGCGACAAAGACCCCCGAGCCTCCGACTCCCGAGGTAAACATGGAAAGTAATGAATCGGGGATGAAGATCGAGGAAGACGATTCGTCGATCGTTTCGTTCAAGCAATTCGATGATAATTCATCTTCAGAACCAACCGTCACGTGTTTCGAGTTCTCTTCTCTGTGTGTCGAACCGGAAATCGAGATCTGCTCGATCCCATCGTCTTCTCTAAATCTAGAATCTGAGAATCGTGGAATCTCGGAATTGGATATCGTACCGGTACAATCGTCTAAacgcgaagaaaaagaaaccgtAGCTTCGCCGCGTCGACAGTCGAACAAGCACAAGTTGAAACGTTTCTACACGAAGGGTCACTATTTTCGAAGGTGTCTGTTCGGGAAGAGAGGTCACGGTGAGGTTAAAAAGTCGGTCAAACCAAAGTCCTCGTTCGAGGAATGTTTCCAGGATGCTTGCGACAACGTGAAACCGAACACGTTCCAAGAACGTCGGCGTCGAAGTAGCCTGGAGACATCCCGAATCAAGGGTCGTTACCTTGAGACGTACTTGAAGCGGGAAGATAATTGGATGAGACGCATGGTCGATGGTTTGTTCGACCAGCCTAACCTCGACAGCTTTCTCTCGAACAAACTATTCGGTAAAGTGTTATCGAGCAAACGGATCTCCTCGAGGAGAACCCGTTACGCGGAGAAGATTCTCCTCCGTAGCGTCGAATTTGTCGCGATTCGTCTTCGTTCGGACATTCAACGATACCTCGAGCAAGGTGGCTCGATGAACGATATCAGTTCCTTAACATCCAGATCGCGAATCGGCAAACGTCTTTACTTCAAAGGTCGCTACTTCCAGCGTATATTTTGGCGAAACGTCGCTCGTATAATAAACTACTTGAAGGGTGTAACTTCTTACAAGGAACCAGGAGGCCGAGACAGAAGGAGGAGTTCGGTAATGATCAAGATGAAAGGTCACTATCTAGAGAGATATTTAGAAAATACTTTGTTCGATCTGGACGAGTTTCGCGATCGTTACCCGACCCGTTCATCGTCGTTTGTCGCCTCGAAGAGGAAATTGTTCGTACGAACGCGTTACTTCGAACGCGTCCTCAGAAAACACTTCGAATCTCTCGGCTTGATAGTCAAGTATATATATCAGATTATTTCCGATTCTTCCGTCGTTATTCCAGGATGTGCACCCTTGAACACGTGCCAAAAGCAATTCGTTACGAGCGTCGAAAACGACGCAGCTCTGTCGAATTTAATTCGATCCTCCAAAGACTTCATCTCGACAGAGGTGTTCCATCGTGGAAGTAGACGTTTGTCGAGATCTTGCAGAGGTAGTTCCGGTACCCTGAACGTTTCCAATGTTGGTAAAAACGGTCTGTTCGGTCTGAATTGGTTCAACAGAGAATCAACGGAACTAACGACTGGTGATAAGAAAGGCGTACAAGATAACGATCGCGACCGTCGTAGATTGTCTTTTGTACCAACGATTCTGTACGAGGGTCTGACGAATCACATAGGGGTCGATTTCACACGATTGGTCGCTTACGCTTTCGTGCCTTGCACCTCCATCATTTTGTTGTACATGTACAAGTAA
- the LOC117607015 gene encoding uncharacterized protein LOC117607015 isoform X4 yields the protein MAVSIKFTKFDNTPWGFRLAGGSDFPHPLTVIRVTEGGLAECMGLKVGDVVVRLNDQPIGGLTHGQAHEELMRAGNNFVLGVKREEDPLKAVEALSEENIVPYKIPLADLPPVFPEKILTEETVIEQQEITIVQKVYEEEGKPEVEPLPEKPQDANSEIVPNQNLTDDEIAQLILEEEELLNDKGVLGVNFKKLRPRATVLKQSKVIEELRNIATAEPPLVEQLKRTSVFLQKPERPVPVPRKKEEPEETEVESYRVVIKKQQKRSITDRLLEKGLLKPEDATKTPEPPTPEATPAATPEPTCSDQPQSRPESKAESKPEDSEGEREGRTPETGCDEEKVDLEASEEEKEEQTTREKVLGEIEKEMADLASKVNKEKIKELVSTEINLEKQLENVQRQLLALKQLPSEIESHLRIVSDQLQKIMELSGVQNGATSNGEGRRETEEAREDAKESEEEHEEETEEQDTTEFTEDFSYTAFYDDTQRVTVRTEEVVEEEEETETQELEGTVSVKSEEGSRVKKFVVSYETKVLKSPSPAPSHGSFEPDPNLAPKDQVIQELQQRVKERGRKRSQDLWPQAKQVELTLGRRWRCPNDFFNDEMIAEVLSSQAEVIRGRALGVNFKKYEKTNLPNYDHLMNSSVYKMIHKMEKEPKKGIPARPAKVNAAEDIIERVVEIPSVEHRG from the exons ATGGCTGTTAGCATAAAGTTCACGAAATTCGACAATACACCATGGGGATTTCGATTAGCGGGTGGAAGCGATTTTCCACACCCGCTGACTGTCATCAGA GTCACAGAGGGAGGTCTCGCGGAATGTATGGGACTGAAGGTTGGCGACGTCGTAGTAAGATTAAATGATCAGCCCATCGGTGGTTTAACTCATGGTCAAGCGCACGAAGAGCTAATGAGAGCAGGCAATAATTTTGTCTTGGGTGTAAAGAG AGAAGAAGATCCACTGAAGGCTGTGGAGGCGCTGTCCGAGGAGAACATCGTACCCTACAAGATCCCT CTCGCAGATTTGCCACCGGTCTTCCCAGAAAAGATATTGACGGAGGAGACTGTGATCGAGCAACAAGAGATAACGATCGTGCAGAAGGTGTACGAGGAAGAGGGGAAACCTGAAGTGGAACCGCTCCCGGAGAAGCCTCAAGACGCCAATAGCGAGATCGTGCCGAATCAGAATCTCACGGACGACGAGATTGCCCAACTGATTTTAGAGGAGGAAGAACTTTTAAACGACAAAGGCGTATTAGG GGTGAATTTTAAAAAGCTCAGACCACGAGCTACGGTATTAAAGCAATCGAAGGTGATCGAGGAGCTTCGAAACATCGCCACAGCCGAACCTCCTTTGGTCGAACAATTGAAACGTACCTCGGTCTTTCTACAGAAGCCCGAACGACCCGTACCAGTGCCCCGTAAAAAGGAGGAACCAGAAGAAACCGAAGTCGAGTCGTACAGAGTGGTGATAAAGAAACAACAAAAAAGGAGTATCACCGACAGGCTGTTGGAGAAGGGTTTGCTGAAACCCGAAGACGCGACAAAGACCCCCGAGCCTCCGACTCCCGAG GCAACACCGGCAGCCACCCCTGAGCCAACTTGTTCAGATCAGCCGCAATCTCGTCCGGAATCGAAAGCTGAATCGAAACCGGAAGACAGCGAGGGAGAACGCGAAGGAAGAACACCGGAAACAGGTTGCGACGAAGAGAAGGTTGATTTAGAAGCATCCgaggaggagaaagaagaaCAGACGACACGGGAGAAGGTTTTGGGAGAGATCGAGAAAGAGATGGCTGACTTGGCGTCGAAAGTGAACAAGGAGAAGATCAAGGAACTTGTGAGCACAGAGATCAATCTGGAGAAACAGTTGGAGAACGTTCAACGACAGTTGTTAGCGTTGAAACAGCTACCAAGCGAGATCGAGAGTCACCTGAGAATCGTATCTGACCAACTGCAGAAGATCATGGAGCTGAGCGGTGTCCAAAATGGCGCCACCAGTAACGGCGAGGGGCGACGGG AAACCGAAGAAGCTCGCGAAGATGCGAAAGAATCGGAAGAGGAGCACGAAGAGGAAACGGAGGAACAGGATACGACGGAATTCACCGAAGACTTTTCGTATACGGCGTTCTACGATGATACCCAACGAGTAACCGTGAGAACCGAGGAGGTggtagaggaagaagaagaaacggaaaCGCAAGAACTGGAGGGAACTGTGTCGGTAAAGAGCGAAGAAGGAAGCAGAGTGAAGAAGTTCGTCGTATCCTATGAGACGAAAGTTTTAAAATCACCAAGCCCTGCACCTTCTCATG GAAGTTTCGAACCAGATCCGAATCTAGCTCCGAAAGATCAAGTTATTCAAGAGTTACAG CAAAGAGTAAAGGAAAGAGGGAGAAAACGTTCGCAAGATCTCTGGCCCCAGGCTAAGCAGGTGGAACTGACGCTTGGTCGTAGATGGAGGTGTCCGAATGATTTCTTCAATGATGAAATGATTGCCGAAGTATTATCTTCCCAGGCGGAAGTTATTCGAGGCAGAGCCCTAGG AGTAAATTTTAAGAAGTACGAGAAGACGAATCTACCGAATTACGATCACTTAATGAACTCGAGTGTCTATAAGATGATTCATAAGATGGAAAAAGAACCGAAGAAAGGAATTCCAGCTAGACCTGCCAAAGTAAACGCCGCCGAGGACATAATCGAGAGGGTCGTAG AAATCCCCAGCGTTGAGCACCGCGGATGA
- the LOC117607015 gene encoding uncharacterized protein LOC117607015 isoform X2, whose protein sequence is MKSVYHWLAILLLAFTLHTFVPLFPHYPFASAPARTRLRKSELKSAIRSNFVHLTPREEDPLKAVEALSEENIVPYKIPLADLPPVFPEKILTEETVIEQQEITIVQKVYEEEGKPEVEPLPEKPQDANSEIVPNQNLTDDEIAQLILEEEELLNDKGVLGVNFKKLRPRATVLKQSKVIEELRNIATAEPPLVEQLKRTSVFLQKPERPVPVPRKKEEPEETEVESYRVVIKKQQKRSITDRLLEKGLLKPEDATKTPEPPTPEVNMESNESGMKIEEDDSSIVSFKQFDDNSSSEPTVTCFEFSSLCVEPEIEICSIPSSSLNLESENRGISELDIVPVQSSKREEKETVASPRRQSNKHKLKRFYTKGHYFRRCLFGKRGHGEVKKSVKPKSSFEECFQDACDNVKPNTFQERRRRSSLETSRIKGRYLETYLKREDNWMRRMVDGLFDQPNLDSFLSNKLFGKVLSSKRISSRRTRYAEKILLRSVEFVAIRLRSDIQRYLEQGGSMNDISSLTSRSRIGKRLYFKGRYFQRIFWRNVARIINYLKGVTSYKEPGGRDRRRSSVMIKMKGHYLERYLENTLFDLDEFRDRYPTRSSSFVASKRKLFVRTRYFERVLRKHFESLGLIVKYIYQIISDSSVVIPGCAPLNTCQKQFVTSVENDAALSNLIRSSKDFISTEVFHRGSRRLSRSCRGSSGTLNVSNVGKNGLFGLNWFNRESTELTTGDKKGVQDNDRDRRRLSFVPTILYEGLTNHIGVDFTRLVAYAFVPCTSIILLYMYK, encoded by the exons ATGAAATCTGTTTATCATTGGTTGGCGATTTTATTACTGGCATTTACACTGCACACATTTGTTCCTCTATTCCCTCATTACCCTTTCGCGAGTGCACCGGCTCGCACTAGGCTTCGGAAAAGCGAGTTAAAATCAGCCATTCGTTCTAATTTCGTTCATCTAACTCCGAG AGAAGAAGATCCACTGAAGGCTGTGGAGGCGCTGTCCGAGGAGAACATCGTACCCTACAAGATCCCT CTCGCAGATTTGCCACCGGTCTTCCCAGAAAAGATATTGACGGAGGAGACTGTGATCGAGCAACAAGAGATAACGATCGTGCAGAAGGTGTACGAGGAAGAGGGGAAACCTGAAGTGGAACCGCTCCCGGAGAAGCCTCAAGACGCCAATAGCGAGATCGTGCCGAATCAGAATCTCACGGACGACGAGATTGCCCAACTGATTTTAGAGGAGGAAGAACTTTTAAACGACAAAGGCGTATTAGG GGTGAATTTTAAAAAGCTCAGACCACGAGCTACGGTATTAAAGCAATCGAAGGTGATCGAGGAGCTTCGAAACATCGCCACAGCCGAACCTCCTTTGGTCGAACAATTGAAACGTACCTCGGTCTTTCTACAGAAGCCCGAACGACCCGTACCAGTGCCCCGTAAAAAGGAGGAACCAGAAGAAACCGAAGTCGAGTCGTACAGAGTGGTGATAAAGAAACAACAAAAAAGGAGTATCACCGACAGGCTGTTGGAGAAGGGTTTGCTGAAACCCGAAGACGCGACAAAGACCCCCGAGCCTCCGACTCCCGAGGTAAACATGGAAAGTAATGAATCGGGGATGAAGATCGAGGAAGACGATTCGTCGATCGTTTCGTTCAAGCAATTCGATGATAATTCATCTTCAGAACCAACCGTCACGTGTTTCGAGTTCTCTTCTCTGTGTGTCGAACCGGAAATCGAGATCTGCTCGATCCCATCGTCTTCTCTAAATCTAGAATCTGAGAATCGTGGAATCTCGGAATTGGATATCGTACCGGTACAATCGTCTAAacgcgaagaaaaagaaaccgtAGCTTCGCCGCGTCGACAGTCGAACAAGCACAAGTTGAAACGTTTCTACACGAAGGGTCACTATTTTCGAAGGTGTCTGTTCGGGAAGAGAGGTCACGGTGAGGTTAAAAAGTCGGTCAAACCAAAGTCCTCGTTCGAGGAATGTTTCCAGGATGCTTGCGACAACGTGAAACCGAACACGTTCCAAGAACGTCGGCGTCGAAGTAGCCTGGAGACATCCCGAATCAAGGGTCGTTACCTTGAGACGTACTTGAAGCGGGAAGATAATTGGATGAGACGCATGGTCGATGGTTTGTTCGACCAGCCTAACCTCGACAGCTTTCTCTCGAACAAACTATTCGGTAAAGTGTTATCGAGCAAACGGATCTCCTCGAGGAGAACCCGTTACGCGGAGAAGATTCTCCTCCGTAGCGTCGAATTTGTCGCGATTCGTCTTCGTTCGGACATTCAACGATACCTCGAGCAAGGTGGCTCGATGAACGATATCAGTTCCTTAACATCCAGATCGCGAATCGGCAAACGTCTTTACTTCAAAGGTCGCTACTTCCAGCGTATATTTTGGCGAAACGTCGCTCGTATAATAAACTACTTGAAGGGTGTAACTTCTTACAAGGAACCAGGAGGCCGAGACAGAAGGAGGAGTTCGGTAATGATCAAGATGAAAGGTCACTATCTAGAGAGATATTTAGAAAATACTTTGTTCGATCTGGACGAGTTTCGCGATCGTTACCCGACCCGTTCATCGTCGTTTGTCGCCTCGAAGAGGAAATTGTTCGTACGAACGCGTTACTTCGAACGCGTCCTCAGAAAACACTTCGAATCTCTCGGCTTGATAGTCAAGTATATATATCAGATTATTTCCGATTCTTCCGTCGTTATTCCAGGATGTGCACCCTTGAACACGTGCCAAAAGCAATTCGTTACGAGCGTCGAAAACGACGCAGCTCTGTCGAATTTAATTCGATCCTCCAAAGACTTCATCTCGACAGAGGTGTTCCATCGTGGAAGTAGACGTTTGTCGAGATCTTGCAGAGGTAGTTCCGGTACCCTGAACGTTTCCAATGTTGGTAAAAACGGTCTGTTCGGTCTGAATTGGTTCAACAGAGAATCAACGGAACTAACGACTGGTGATAAGAAAGGCGTACAAGATAACGATCGCGACCGTCGTAGATTGTCTTTTGTACCAACGATTCTGTACGAGGGTCTGACGAATCACATAGGGGTCGATTTCACACGATTGGTCGCTTACGCTTTCGTGCCTTGCACCTCCATCATTTTGTTGTACATGTACAAGTAA